The segment CACGATCACGGCCATTCACACAGTCAGAACTACAACCGCTCTTTCGCTCTGGGCGTGATTCTGAATCTGATTTATATCGTCGTCGAAGCAGTTTACGGAATTCTATCCGGTTCACTTGCGCTGCTCGCCGACGCAGGACACAATTTGAGCGATGTCCTCGGATTGCTGCTCGCCTGGGCCGCCTATTACCTTTCCAATCTGAAACCGACGGAACGGCACACCTACGGTTGGGGCGCTTCAACCATTCTTGCTGCACTCCTCAACGCGTTGATCCTCATCGCGGCGCTCGGGGGAATCTGTTGGGAAGCGATTTCACGATTTGGTACAGAACAAACGCTTCCCGGGATGACCATCATCGTCGTGGCGGCAATTGGCGTGGTCATCAATACGGCGACCGCCCTGCTCTTTATGAAGAATCAGCATGACGACCTCAACATTCGCGGTGCATTTCTGCATATGGCGGCCGATGCGGCTGTCTCTGTTGGTGTGGTGCTGGGGGGCGTCGCCATTTACTTTTGGCAGACAACTTGGATCGATCCTGCGCTCAGCTTGCTTATCGCAGTGGTCATTTTTATCAGCACCTGGGGATTACTGAAAGATTCCCTCAACCTCGCGCTGCAGGCGGTTCCACGCAATATAGACCCGTCGAAAGTTCACCAAAGCCTAGAGGAACTGGATAATGTGCGGCACATTCATGACCTGCATATCTGGGCGCTGAGCACCACGGAAACAGCCTTGTCCGTACACTTAGTTCTGGAAGAGATCAACCGGAACGACGAAATTCTCGCAGCAGCGTCGGAAATGCTGAAAGAGAAATTCAAGATCGTGCATTCCACGATTCAAATCGAGCACAGCACGGACTACGAATGCCATTCCGAGACGTCCTGCAACCACTAACGGAATCAGCGTAGTGACGACATCAGTGTAGATAGGGGTCTTTGATAATCAGACCAGCAATC is part of the Polystyrenella longa genome and harbors:
- a CDS encoding cation diffusion facilitator family transporter — its product is MSHHHHDHGHSHSQNYNRSFALGVILNLIYIVVEAVYGILSGSLALLADAGHNLSDVLGLLLAWAAYYLSNLKPTERHTYGWGASTILAALLNALILIAALGGICWEAISRFGTEQTLPGMTIIVVAAIGVVINTATALLFMKNQHDDLNIRGAFLHMAADAAVSVGVVLGGVAIYFWQTTWIDPALSLLIAVVIFISTWGLLKDSLNLALQAVPRNIDPSKVHQSLEELDNVRHIHDLHIWALSTTETALSVHLVLEEINRNDEILAAASEMLKEKFKIVHSTIQIEHSTDYECHSETSCNH